One part of the Streptomyces ferrugineus genome encodes these proteins:
- the ileS gene encoding isoleucine--tRNA ligase, whose product MTTPTYRQVPAQVDLSALEHAVLDFWREQKIFAKSLEQSEGRPEWVFYEGPPTANGMPGAHHIEARVFKDVFPRFRTMRGYHVARKAGWDCHGLPVELAVEKELGFSGKKDIEAYGIAEFNAKCRESVLRHTDAFSDLTTRMGYWVDLDDAYVTMEPEYIESVWWSLKEIFNKGLLVQDHRVAPWCPRCGTGLSDHELAQGYETVVDPSVYVRFPLTSGPLAGEAALLVWTTTPWTLVSNTAVAAHPEVTYVVATNGEEKLVVAEPLVAKALGEGWETTGQTFTGTEMERWTYQRPFELVEFPAEAHYVVNAEYVTTEDGTGLVHQSPAFGEDDLKVCRAYGLPVVNPVRPDGTFEEDVPLVGGVFFKKADEKLTEDLQQRGLLFRHTPYEHSYPHCWRCHTALLYYAQPSWYIRTTAIKDRLLQENEDTNWFPETVKHGRYGDWLNNNIDWALSRNRYWGSPLPIWRCEDDHLTCVGSRAELTELTGTDQSGLDPHRPYIDDVTFDCPQCAKTATRVPEVIDAWYDSGSMPFAQWGYPYKNKELFESRYPAQFISEAIDQTRGWFYTLMAVGTLVFDKSSYENVVCLGHILAEDGRKMSKHLGNILQPIPLMDQHGADAVRWFMAAGGSPWAARRVGHGTIQEVVRKTLLTYWNTVAFQALYARTSNWAPSEADPAPADRPVLDRWLLSELHALTDQVTQALDAYDTQRAGKLLSAFVDDLSNWYVRRSRRRFWQGDKAALRTLHEVVETVTKLMAPLTPFITERVWQDLIVPVTPGAPESVHLASWPEADLSAINPELSTQMVLVRRLVELGRATRAESGVKTRQPLSRALVAAAGFATLDPELHTQITEELNVSSLASLSEVGGSLVDTTAKANFRALGKRFGKRVQDVAKAVAGADAAALSLALREGTASVEVDGETITLAPDEVIITETPREGWSVASDSGATVALDLEITEELRRAGLARDAIRLIQEARKNSGLDVADRIALRWTATDPAVIAALSEHAGLVSDEVLATDFAQGEADDTYGSAFTDEGLTLTFRLRKA is encoded by the coding sequence ATGACAACGCCGACGTACCGCCAGGTGCCCGCCCAGGTCGACCTGTCCGCCCTCGAGCACGCCGTGCTCGACTTCTGGCGCGAGCAGAAGATCTTCGCCAAGAGCCTGGAGCAGTCCGAGGGCCGCCCCGAGTGGGTGTTCTACGAGGGCCCGCCCACCGCCAACGGCATGCCCGGCGCCCACCACATCGAGGCCCGCGTCTTCAAGGACGTGTTCCCCCGCTTCCGCACCATGCGCGGCTACCACGTGGCCCGCAAGGCCGGCTGGGACTGCCACGGGCTGCCGGTGGAGCTGGCGGTCGAGAAGGAGCTCGGCTTCAGCGGCAAGAAGGACATCGAGGCGTACGGCATCGCCGAGTTCAACGCCAAGTGCCGCGAGTCCGTGCTGCGCCACACCGACGCCTTCTCGGACCTGACGACCCGCATGGGCTACTGGGTCGACCTCGACGACGCCTACGTCACGATGGAGCCCGAGTACATCGAGTCCGTCTGGTGGTCGCTGAAGGAGATCTTCAACAAGGGCCTGCTGGTCCAGGACCACCGCGTCGCCCCCTGGTGTCCGCGCTGCGGCACCGGCCTGTCCGACCACGAGCTGGCGCAGGGCTACGAGACGGTCGTCGATCCCTCGGTGTACGTCCGTTTCCCGCTCACCTCCGGTCCGCTGGCCGGCGAGGCCGCGCTGCTGGTGTGGACGACCACGCCCTGGACCCTCGTCTCCAACACGGCGGTGGCCGCGCACCCCGAGGTCACCTATGTCGTCGCGACGAACGGCGAGGAGAAGCTCGTCGTCGCCGAGCCGCTCGTGGCCAAGGCCCTCGGCGAAGGCTGGGAGACCACCGGCCAGACCTTCACGGGCACCGAGATGGAGCGCTGGACGTACCAACGTCCCTTCGAGCTGGTCGAGTTCCCGGCGGAAGCCCACTACGTGGTCAACGCCGAGTACGTCACCACCGAGGACGGCACGGGTCTGGTCCACCAGTCCCCCGCGTTCGGTGAGGACGACCTCAAGGTCTGCCGCGCGTACGGCCTGCCCGTGGTGAACCCGGTCCGCCCGGACGGCACCTTCGAGGAGGACGTCCCCCTGGTCGGCGGCGTCTTCTTCAAGAAGGCGGACGAAAAGCTCACCGAGGACCTCCAGCAGCGCGGTCTGCTCTTCCGGCACACGCCGTACGAGCACAGCTACCCGCACTGCTGGCGCTGCCACACCGCGCTCCTCTACTACGCGCAGCCGTCCTGGTACATCCGCACCACCGCCATCAAGGACCGCCTCCTCCAGGAGAACGAGGACACCAACTGGTTCCCGGAGACGGTCAAGCACGGCCGGTACGGCGACTGGCTGAACAACAACATCGACTGGGCGCTGTCCCGCAACCGCTACTGGGGCAGCCCGCTGCCGATCTGGCGCTGCGAGGACGACCACCTCACCTGCGTCGGCTCCCGCGCGGAGCTCACCGAGCTGACCGGCACCGACCAGTCCGGCCTGGACCCGCACCGCCCGTACATCGACGACGTCACCTTCGACTGCCCGCAGTGCGCCAAGACGGCCACACGCGTGCCGGAGGTCATCGACGCCTGGTACGACTCGGGCTCGATGCCGTTCGCGCAGTGGGGCTACCCGTACAAGAACAAGGAGCTGTTCGAGAGCCGCTACCCCGCGCAGTTCATCAGCGAGGCCATCGACCAGACCCGCGGCTGGTTCTACACCCTGATGGCGGTCGGGACCCTGGTCTTCGACAAGTCGTCGTACGAGAACGTCGTCTGCCTCGGCCACATCCTCGCCGAGGACGGCCGCAAGATGTCCAAGCACCTGGGCAACATCCTGCAGCCGATCCCGCTGATGGATCAGCACGGCGCGGACGCGGTGCGCTGGTTCATGGCGGCCGGCGGCTCCCCATGGGCGGCACGCCGCGTGGGGCACGGCACGATCCAGGAGGTCGTGCGCAAGACCCTGCTCACCTACTGGAACACGGTCGCCTTCCAGGCCCTGTACGCCCGTACGTCGAACTGGGCGCCGTCCGAGGCGGACCCGGCCCCGGCCGACCGCCCGGTCCTGGACCGCTGGCTGCTGTCCGAACTGCACGCGCTCACCGACCAGGTCACACAGGCGCTGGACGCGTACGACACCCAGCGCGCCGGCAAGCTGCTCTCGGCGTTCGTCGACGACCTGTCGAACTGGTACGTCCGCCGCTCGCGCCGCCGCTTCTGGCAGGGCGACAAGGCGGCGCTGCGCACCCTGCACGAGGTCGTCGAGACGGTCACCAAGCTGATGGCCCCGCTGACCCCGTTCATCACCGAGCGGGTCTGGCAGGACCTGATCGTGCCGGTGACCCCCGGCGCCCCGGAGTCGGTGCACCTGGCCTCCTGGCCGGAGGCGGACCTGTCGGCGATCAACCCGGAGCTGTCCACGCAGATGGTCCTGGTCCGCCGGCTGGTCGAGCTGGGCCGCGCCACGCGCGCGGAGTCGGGCGTCAAGACCCGTCAGCCGCTGTCCCGTGCCCTGGTGGCCGCCGCGGGCTTCGCCACCCTCGACCCCGAGCTGCACACGCAGATCACCGAGGAGCTGAACGTCTCGTCGCTGGCGTCCCTGTCCGAGGTGGGCGGCAGCCTGGTGGACACCACCGCCAAGGCCAACTTCCGCGCCCTGGGCAAGCGCTTCGGCAAGCGCGTCCAGGACGTGGCGAAGGCCGTCGCGGGCGCGGACGCGGCGGCGCTGTCCCTGGCCCTGCGCGAGGGCACGGCGTCGGTGGAGGTCGACGGTGAGACGATCACGCTCGCGCCGGACGAGGTGATCATCACGGAGACCCCGCGCGAGGGCTGGTCGGTGGCGTCCGACTCGGGTGCCACGGTCGCCCTGGACCTGGAGATCACGGAGGAGCTGCGCCGTGCTGGCCTGGCCCGGGACGCGATCCGCCTGATCCAGGAGGCCCGCAAGAACAGCGGCCTGGACGTGGCCGACCGGATCGCCCTGCGGTGGACGGCGACGGACCCGGCGGTGATCGCGGCCCTGTCCGAGCACGCCGGTCTGGTCTCCGACGAGGTCCTGGCGACGGACTTCGCCCAGGGCGAGGCGGACGACACCTACGGCTCCGCGTTCACGGACGAGGGTCTGACCCTGACGTTCCGCCTGCGCAAGGCGTAA
- a CDS encoding TraR/DksA family transcriptional regulator gives MVAKKTAVRQSASSRSTHADASGGAAKDVSGKKSAQGGSAGARGKKPVKTVRGAADPSEKRTGKKAAAKKAGARKATESATGTAGKAAGAVGTSAPRPAGGKAAVSKTAAKKGATEKAGSKKATAAKKAPSKKAAEGTAAKKAPAKKAVAKKTASKKAVAKKTAAKKTAAEKPAKAAAKGSATKKAVAKESAAKKSAAKRSVGAQGAAGKGAVARSRVKKVGAAQAAEQTGATTVVAKKTPGTATAAKTAVPKARLAAAVEPGELAVRPGEDPWTPEEAEEARAELMAEMTRLRDEITSSEQSLAGLMRDSGDGAGDDQADTGAKNITREHELALAANAREMLTQTERALERLDAGTYGLCENCGNPIGKARMQAFPRATLCVECKQKQERRY, from the coding sequence ATGGTGGCGAAGAAGACCGCCGTACGGCAGTCGGCGTCGAGCAGATCCACACATGCGGATGCCTCCGGCGGTGCGGCCAAGGATGTGAGCGGGAAGAAGAGTGCGCAGGGGGGTTCTGCGGGGGCGCGGGGAAAGAAGCCGGTGAAGACGGTGCGGGGGGCCGCCGATCCGTCGGAGAAGAGGACCGGGAAGAAGGCGGCGGCGAAGAAGGCGGGAGCGAGGAAGGCGACGGAATCGGCCACCGGGACGGCCGGGAAAGCGGCGGGCGCTGTCGGGACCTCGGCTCCCAGGCCGGCCGGCGGGAAGGCGGCCGTATCGAAGACCGCGGCCAAGAAGGGCGCCACCGAAAAGGCCGGGTCCAAGAAGGCGACGGCGGCCAAGAAGGCTCCTTCGAAGAAGGCGGCCGAGGGGACGGCGGCGAAGAAGGCGCCCGCCAAGAAGGCGGTGGCGAAGAAGACGGCGTCCAAGAAGGCGGTGGCGAAGAAGACGGCAGCCAAGAAGACAGCGGCCGAGAAGCCCGCCAAGGCAGCGGCCAAGGGCAGCGCGACCAAGAAGGCCGTGGCGAAGGAAAGTGCCGCCAAGAAGAGCGCGGCCAAGCGGAGCGTGGGCGCGCAGGGTGCGGCCGGGAAAGGCGCGGTCGCGCGGAGCAGGGTCAAGAAGGTGGGCGCGGCGCAGGCCGCGGAGCAGACAGGAGCCACGACGGTGGTTGCGAAGAAGACCCCTGGCACGGCCACGGCGGCGAAGACCGCCGTTCCCAAGGCACGACTCGCCGCGGCGGTGGAGCCCGGCGAGCTCGCGGTGCGCCCCGGTGAGGACCCCTGGACCCCTGAGGAGGCCGAGGAGGCACGGGCCGAGCTGATGGCCGAGATGACGCGGCTGCGCGACGAGATCACGTCCTCCGAGCAGTCCCTCGCCGGTCTGATGCGGGACTCCGGGGACGGCGCGGGCGACGACCAGGCCGACACCGGCGCCAAGAACATCACGCGCGAGCACGAGCTGGCGCTCGCCGCCAACGCGCGCGAGATGCTCACCCAGACCGAGCGCGCCCTGGAGCGGCTCGACGCCGGCACCTACGGCCTGTGCGAGAACTGCGGCAATCCGATCGGCAAGGCCCGTATGCAGGCCTTCCCGCGCGCGACCCTGTGCGTGGAGTGCAAGCAGAAGCAGGAAAGGCGGTACTGA
- the lspA gene encoding signal peptidase II encodes MAEAERIIGTPDTPEPAGAEPEQSDAQAKGARKRRIAVLFGVAAFAYALDLVSKMIVVAKLEHHPPIEIIGDWLRFEAIRNAGAAFGFGEAFTIIFTVIAAVVIVVIARLARKLYSLPWAIALGLLLGGALGNLTDRIFRSPGVFEGAVVDFIAPKHFAVFNLADSAIVCGGILIVLLSFKGLDPDGTVHKD; translated from the coding sequence GTGGCAGAGGCGGAGCGCATCATCGGTACGCCGGATACCCCAGAGCCGGCGGGAGCCGAGCCGGAGCAGTCCGACGCGCAGGCGAAGGGCGCCCGCAAGCGGCGGATCGCCGTGCTGTTCGGGGTCGCCGCGTTCGCGTACGCCCTCGACCTGGTCAGCAAGATGATCGTGGTCGCCAAGCTGGAGCACCACCCGCCCATCGAGATCATCGGGGACTGGCTGAGGTTCGAGGCGATCCGCAATGCGGGCGCGGCCTTCGGCTTCGGCGAGGCATTCACGATCATCTTCACGGTGATCGCGGCCGTCGTGATCGTGGTGATCGCCCGGCTCGCCCGCAAGCTGTACAGCCTGCCCTGGGCGATCGCGCTCGGCCTGCTGCTCGGCGGTGCCCTCGGCAATCTCACCGACCGGATCTTCCGCTCGCCGGGCGTCTTCGAGGGCGCGGTGGTGGACTTCATCGCGCCCAAGCACTTCGCCGTGTTCAACCTCGCCGACTCGGCGATCGTGTGCGGCGGCATCCTGATCGTGCTGCTGTCGTTCAAGGGACTGGACCCCGACGGCACCGTGCACAAGGACTGA
- a CDS encoding RluA family pseudouridine synthase, whose product MSTIPEIRTLPVPDGLEGERVDAAISRMFGFSRTKAAELAAAGKVLVDGTVVGKSERVRGGAWLEVEMPGAPAPVQIVAEPVEGMEIVHDDDDVVVIVKPVGVAAHPSPGWSGPTVIGGLAAAGYRISTSGAAERQGIVHRLDVGTSGLMVVAKSEYAYTSLKRQFKERTVDKRYHTLVQGHPDPTSGTIDAPIGRHPNHDYKWAVTADGKPSITHYDLIEAFRAASLLDVKLETGRTHQIRVHMAAHRHPCVGDLTYGADPTLAKRLRLTRQWLHAVRLGFEHPGDGQWAEFESDYPADLQKALDQVRAETWA is encoded by the coding sequence GTGAGCACGATTCCCGAGATCCGTACCCTGCCCGTGCCCGACGGCCTGGAGGGCGAGCGCGTCGACGCCGCCATCTCCCGCATGTTCGGCTTCTCCCGGACCAAGGCGGCGGAGCTCGCCGCGGCGGGCAAGGTGCTGGTCGACGGCACGGTGGTCGGCAAGTCCGAGCGGGTGCGCGGCGGGGCCTGGCTGGAGGTCGAGATGCCGGGCGCGCCCGCGCCGGTGCAGATCGTCGCCGAGCCCGTCGAGGGCATGGAGATCGTGCACGACGACGATGACGTGGTCGTGATCGTCAAGCCGGTCGGCGTCGCCGCGCATCCGAGCCCCGGCTGGTCCGGGCCGACGGTCATCGGCGGGCTGGCCGCCGCCGGGTACCGGATCTCGACGTCCGGGGCCGCCGAGCGCCAGGGCATCGTGCACCGGCTCGACGTGGGCACCTCCGGACTGATGGTCGTCGCCAAGTCCGAGTACGCGTACACGTCGCTCAAGCGCCAGTTCAAGGAGCGCACGGTCGACAAGCGGTACCACACGCTCGTCCAGGGGCACCCCGACCCGACCAGCGGCACCATCGACGCGCCCATCGGCCGCCACCCCAACCACGACTACAAGTGGGCGGTCACGGCCGACGGCAAGCCGTCGATCACGCACTACGACCTCATCGAGGCGTTCCGCGCGGCCTCGCTGCTCGATGTGAAGCTGGAGACCGGCCGCACCCACCAGATCCGCGTCCACATGGCCGCCCACCGGCACCCCTGCGTCGGCGACCTCACCTACGGCGCCGACCCGACGCTCGCCAAGCGGCTCCGTCTGACCCGCCAGTGGCTGCACGCGGTGCGGCTCGGCTTCGAGCACCCGGGGGACGGGCAGTGGGCCGAGTTCGAGAGCGACTACCCCGCCGACCTGCAGAAGGCCCTCGACCAGGTCCGTGCGGAGACATGGGCATGA
- a CDS encoding GNAT family N-acetyltransferase yields MTSPYVVRVAEDPADREACLAVRKEVFVVEQGVPQEIEYDAHDTDAVHVLAIREDGVPLGTGRLLYGEAAAAKAGGDPSVGSLGRLAVLRTARGLGVGVALVRAIEEAARARGLTAVDLHAQTHALGFYERLGYVAYGPEFPDAGMPHRAMRRAL; encoded by the coding sequence ATGACCTCGCCGTACGTCGTGCGTGTCGCCGAGGACCCTGCCGACCGCGAGGCGTGCCTCGCGGTGCGCAAGGAGGTCTTCGTCGTCGAGCAGGGCGTCCCGCAGGAGATCGAGTACGACGCCCACGACACCGATGCCGTGCATGTGCTGGCGATCCGTGAGGACGGGGTGCCGCTGGGCACCGGGCGGCTGCTGTACGGCGAGGCGGCCGCGGCGAAGGCCGGCGGCGATCCCTCGGTGGGCTCGCTGGGACGGCTCGCCGTGCTCCGGACGGCCCGCGGCCTCGGCGTCGGGGTCGCCCTGGTGCGCGCCATCGAGGAGGCGGCACGCGCGCGTGGCCTCACCGCGGTGGACCTGCATGCGCAGACGCATGCGCTGGGGTTCTACGAGCGGCTGGGGTATGTGGCGTACGGCCCGGAGTTCCCCGACGCGGGGATGCCGCACCGGGCGATGCGGCGCGCTCTGTAG
- a CDS encoding Na+/H+ antiporter yields the protein MDQLALLFALLLGAVVSVPVGDRLGLPAPVLMTLLGIALALLDFVPNVDVPPDLILPLLLPPLLYAAVRRTSWRQFAANVRPILLLAVALVFVTTICVAAVAHAIVPGLPLAAAVALGALVAPPDPVAATAVAGRLGLPRRLVSILEGEGLFNDVTAIVLYHVAIAAAVSGSFTAWEAGLDLVLSAVVALVVGLALGWGADKLMDLLGDPTLQIGLSLLVPYASYVLAEEFHGSGVLAVLVTALFLAEYATDADDVLTRLAGHTFWDIVDTLVTGVAFGLIGLELHNAVRTASGRWAEMLGWAAAVVGVVVLVRLLYLLPATWLTKRMHARRDYDEEVPMSWRETVVMWWSGMRGVASVALALAIPLETDSGAPFPDRNEIVFIAFGVIMATLVLQGLTLPWLVKRLGVRTDSAREKEFENQLAVRAAKAAKRRLKEIEAVEDLPEELSEQMLRRAFEIGVRISPDMGEEGRKEAQQQRVRRLRRVRRIQGELLSAARHEVLAARSEPGADPEVVDRVLRHLDVRSLK from the coding sequence GTGGATCAGTTGGCCCTGCTGTTCGCGCTGTTGCTCGGGGCCGTGGTCAGTGTCCCGGTGGGGGACCGGCTGGGATTGCCGGCGCCGGTGCTGATGACCCTGCTCGGGATCGCGCTCGCGCTGCTCGACTTCGTGCCGAACGTCGACGTTCCGCCGGATCTGATCCTTCCGCTGCTGTTGCCGCCACTGCTGTACGCGGCCGTACGGCGGACCTCCTGGCGCCAGTTCGCGGCGAATGTGCGGCCCATCCTGCTGCTGGCCGTGGCGCTGGTGTTCGTCACGACGATCTGCGTGGCCGCCGTCGCCCACGCCATCGTGCCGGGGCTGCCGCTCGCCGCCGCCGTGGCCCTGGGCGCGCTGGTGGCGCCGCCCGACCCGGTCGCCGCCACCGCCGTCGCCGGGCGACTCGGGCTGCCGAGGCGCCTGGTGTCCATCCTGGAGGGCGAGGGCCTCTTCAACGACGTGACGGCCATCGTGCTGTACCACGTCGCGATCGCCGCCGCCGTGAGCGGCAGCTTCACCGCGTGGGAGGCGGGACTCGATCTCGTACTCTCCGCCGTCGTCGCGCTGGTGGTCGGGCTCGCCCTCGGATGGGGCGCCGACAAGCTGATGGACCTGCTGGGCGACCCCACCCTCCAGATCGGGCTCTCGCTGCTCGTGCCGTACGCCTCCTACGTGCTGGCCGAGGAGTTCCACGGCTCCGGTGTGCTCGCCGTGCTCGTCACCGCCCTGTTCCTCGCCGAGTACGCCACCGATGCCGACGACGTGCTGACGAGGCTCGCCGGGCACACCTTCTGGGACATCGTCGACACCCTCGTCACCGGCGTCGCATTCGGGCTGATCGGGCTCGAACTGCACAACGCGGTGCGCACGGCGTCCGGGCGCTGGGCCGAGATGCTCGGCTGGGCGGCCGCGGTGGTCGGTGTCGTCGTACTGGTGCGGCTGCTGTACCTGCTGCCGGCCACCTGGCTCACCAAGCGGATGCACGCCAGGCGGGACTACGACGAGGAGGTCCCGATGAGCTGGCGGGAGACCGTCGTGATGTGGTGGTCGGGGATGCGGGGCGTGGCGTCCGTGGCCCTGGCGCTGGCCATCCCGCTGGAGACCGACTCGGGCGCGCCCTTCCCCGACCGCAACGAGATCGTGTTCATCGCGTTCGGGGTGATCATGGCGACGCTGGTGCTCCAGGGGCTGACCCTGCCGTGGCTGGTGAAGCGGCTCGGGGTGCGCACCGACAGCGCGCGCGAGAAGGAGTTCGAGAACCAGCTCGCGGTGCGCGCGGCGAAGGCGGCGAAGCGGCGGCTGAAGGAGATCGAGGCCGTCGAGGACCTGCCGGAGGAGCTGTCCGAGCAGATGCTGCGGCGGGCGTTCGAGATCGGGGTGCGGATCAGCCCGGACATGGGGGAGGAGGGGCGCAAGGAGGCCCAGCAGCAGCGGGTGCGGCGGCTCAGGCGGGTGCGGCGGATCCAGGGCGAGCTGCTCAGCGCGGCGCGCCACGAGGTGCTGGCGGCCCGCAGCGAGCCCGGGGCCGACCCGGAGGTGGTGGACCGGGTGCTGCGGCATTTGGACGTGCGCAGCCTGAAATGA
- a CDS encoding SDR family NAD(P)-dependent oxidoreductase, producing the protein MARNVVISGGGTGIGLAAARLFAADGDRVLLLGRRAEVLERADVPGALTYAADLSRPRGVRGVERFVASELGTVDVLIHSAGGSGYLEPQVDSDEPLDVVLHNWTLNFGLNTLTAALLTEALKDRLADPGGRVLFLSSIAAFRGSGSGAYAASKAALHPYAHDLARQLGPRGITVNVVAPGYIEDTEFFGDGMDEERRARLIAETSNGRAGTPGDVAATLHWLASHGAGHITSQIIQVNGGAERGH; encoded by the coding sequence ATGGCTCGCAACGTGGTGATCAGTGGAGGCGGTACGGGGATCGGGCTCGCGGCGGCACGGCTGTTCGCGGCGGACGGGGACCGGGTGCTGCTGCTCGGCAGACGCGCCGAGGTGCTGGAGCGGGCCGATGTGCCCGGGGCCCTCACCTACGCGGCGGATCTGAGCAGGCCGCGCGGCGTGCGGGGCGTGGAGCGGTTCGTGGCGTCCGAGCTCGGCACCGTGGACGTGCTGATCCACAGCGCCGGTGGCTCCGGGTATCTGGAGCCCCAGGTGGACAGCGACGAGCCCCTGGACGTCGTCCTGCACAACTGGACCCTCAACTTCGGCCTCAACACCCTCACCGCGGCCCTGCTCACCGAGGCCCTGAAGGACCGGCTCGCCGACCCCGGTGGGCGGGTGCTGTTCCTCAGCTCCATCGCCGCCTTCCGGGGCTCCGGCAGCGGGGCGTACGCGGCGTCCAAGGCCGCGCTGCATCCGTACGCCCACGATCTGGCCCGGCAGCTCGGGCCGCGCGGGATCACCGTGAACGTGGTCGCGCCCGGGTACATCGAGGACACCGAGTTCTTCGGCGACGGGATGGACGAGGAACGGCGCGCCCGGCTGATCGCGGAGACGTCGAACGGGCGGGCCGGCACGCCGGGCGACGTCGCCGCGACCCTGCACTGGCTGGCGTCCCACGGCGCCGGGCACATCACCTCGCAGATCATCCAGGTGAACGGCGGGGCCGAGCGCGGGCACTGA
- a CDS encoding mechanosensitive ion channel family protein, with product MENILRPLIVIGGSVLLTLVIGWATDRLMHKADQRHTETPLWGLLRRARVPYQLVLCAALLRGSYDQAKVLEEHEDGVGRVLTLVLIGAAAWLTIAIAAAVVETTYTRYARAHRDPARVRRVRTQVTLIMRVVSAVVGVVAVAAMLLTFPAMRAAGASLLASAGILGIVAGVAAQSTLSNMFAGLQIAFGDMVRIGDTVVVDGEWGTVEEITLTFLTVRTWDERRITMPVSYFTSKAFENWSRGGAQMTGTVFLHLDHSAPLEAMRERLRDVLRECPAWDGRDYGLVVTDSTPSTMEVRALVTAKDADDLWTVRVTVREQLIRWLAERHPYALPRVNAADAALPPGFPVTDRLPGARRTHQPDHHPTARPERP from the coding sequence ATGGAGAACATACTCCGCCCGCTGATCGTGATCGGCGGCTCGGTCCTGCTCACCCTGGTCATCGGATGGGCCACCGACCGCCTGATGCACAAGGCCGACCAACGGCACACCGAGACGCCGCTGTGGGGTCTGCTGCGCCGCGCCCGCGTCCCCTACCAGCTCGTCCTGTGCGCGGCCCTGCTCAGAGGGTCGTACGACCAGGCGAAAGTGCTGGAGGAGCACGAGGACGGCGTCGGCAGGGTGCTCACGCTGGTGCTGATCGGGGCGGCGGCCTGGCTGACGATCGCCATCGCGGCGGCGGTCGTGGAGACCACGTACACCCGCTATGCCCGCGCCCACCGCGATCCGGCCCGGGTGCGGCGGGTGCGCACCCAGGTGACGTTGATCATGCGCGTGGTCTCGGCGGTCGTCGGCGTCGTGGCCGTGGCGGCGATGCTGCTGACGTTCCCCGCGATGCGCGCGGCCGGTGCCTCGCTGCTGGCCTCGGCCGGCATCCTCGGCATCGTCGCCGGTGTCGCGGCCCAGTCCACGCTGAGCAACATGTTCGCCGGGCTGCAGATCGCCTTCGGCGACATGGTGCGCATCGGGGACACGGTCGTGGTGGACGGCGAGTGGGGCACCGTCGAGGAGATCACCCTGACGTTCCTGACCGTGCGGACGTGGGACGAGCGGCGGATCACGATGCCGGTGTCGTACTTCACCTCGAAGGCCTTCGAGAACTGGTCGCGCGGCGGCGCCCAGATGACCGGCACCGTCTTCCTGCACCTCGACCACTCGGCGCCGCTGGAGGCGATGCGCGAGCGGCTGCGCGACGTCCTGCGCGAGTGCCCGGCGTGGGACGGCCGCGACTACGGCCTGGTCGTCACCGACTCCACGCCGAGCACCATGGAGGTGCGGGCCCTGGTCACGGCCAAGGACGCGGACGATCTGTGGACGGTCCGGGTCACGGTGCGCGAGCAGCTGATCCGCTGGCTGGCCGAGCGGCACCCGTACGCGCTGCCGCGCGTGAACGCGGCGGACGCGGCCCTGCCGCCCGGCTTCCCGGTCACCGACCGCCTCCCGGGCGCCCGCCGCACCCACCAGCCGGACCATCATCCGACGGCACGGCCGGAGCGGCCCTGA
- a CDS encoding dienelactone hydrolase family protein produces MNIMLFHSTHGLRPAVRQAADRLRAAGHEVWTPDLFEGRTFETVEEGMEFNERIGKDELLKRAVLAAAPYSERGLVYAGFSLGASIAQTLALGDEKARGLLLLHGTSDIAAGASVDELPVQLHVAEPDPFETDDWLSAWYLQMGRAGADVEVYRYAGAGHLYTDPDLPDYDEEAAEATWRVALGFLDSL; encoded by the coding sequence ATGAACATCATGCTCTTTCACTCGACCCATGGCCTCAGGCCCGCGGTGCGCCAGGCCGCGGACCGGCTGCGCGCAGCCGGACACGAGGTGTGGACTCCGGACCTCTTCGAGGGACGTACGTTCGAGACGGTCGAGGAAGGCATGGAGTTCAACGAGCGGATCGGCAAGGACGAGCTGCTGAAGCGGGCCGTGCTCGCCGCCGCGCCCTACTCGGAGCGGGGGCTGGTCTACGCCGGGTTCTCGCTCGGCGCCTCCATCGCCCAGACCCTCGCGCTCGGCGACGAGAAGGCGCGCGGGCTGCTGCTTCTGCACGGCACGTCGGACATCGCGGCGGGCGCCTCGGTGGACGAGCTGCCGGTGCAGCTGCATGTCGCCGAGCCCGACCCGTTCGAGACGGACGACTGGCTGAGCGCCTGGTATCTCCAGATGGGCAGGGCGGGCGCCGACGTCGAGGTGTACCGATACGCCGGGGCGGGCCACCTCTACACCGACCCCGATCTGCCGGACTACGACGAGGAGGCCGCCGAGGCCACCTGGCGGGTGGCGCTCGGCTTCCTCGACTCGCTGTAG